In Myxocyprinus asiaticus isolate MX2 ecotype Aquarium Trade chromosome 3, UBuf_Myxa_2, whole genome shotgun sequence, the following proteins share a genomic window:
- the LOC127418285 gene encoding DNA ligase 3-like, protein MAEQRYCVEYAKRGTAGCKKCKDKIMKGLVRIGKIVPNPFSESAGEMKEWYHVKCIFEKLERARATTKKIEDITELEGWQELQDEDKDLINKHVSELAAKANASPKKKVQAKLNNSGQLSAPLADPTVNAPRKFSGFTATKAGSSSSSPGPSPAKPTQGSALSAQLCDPNHKDCLLREFRKLCALVAEKSSYNAKTEIIKDFLTKGSGGDKFKGDLYLTVKLLLPGVIKNVYNLNDKQIVKLFSRILNCNQDAMVQDLEQGDVSETVRMFFEDCKSFPPATKSLLTIQEVDASLSRLSQLSKEDEQQAELQDIAKKCTGNDLKCYIRLVKHDLKINSGAKHVLDALDPNAYDAFRASRNLGDVIDRVLRNQQHASNGTGPRKTLSVEASLMTPVQPMLAEACKSVEYAMKKCPNGMYSEIKYDGERVQVHKNGDHFSYFSRSLKPVLPHKVAHFKEFIPKAFPGGHSMILDAEVLLIDTRTSKPLPFGTLGVHKKAAFQDAQVGLFVFDCIYFNGVSLMDKPLCERRKLLHDNMVEVPNRILFSEMKHVTRAADLAEMITRVIREGLEGLVLKDIKGHYEPGKRHWLKVKKDYLNEGAMADTADLVVLGAFYGKGSNGGIMSSFLMGCYDPESRKWCTVTKCSGGYDDATLARLQKDLDVIKIGKDPSKIPGWLKIIKNYYPDFIIRDPQKAPVWEITGAEFSKSEMHTADGISIRFPRCTRMRDDKDWKTATNLQQLKELYRISKENCDFEVTAGPSKTSQNDKSSSGGDSGDSSPSTSHGASTANKSKNGHTPKAKSVKLESPSPAKRKLPTKKHSAKKIKTETVHSNGQSKLKTLIPTTDPKNEKTLLDIFTGVKLYLPDSAQDFEKLRRYFLAYDGDLVPEYDSGSATHTLAKPDEDSPAQRVTSDWIWECIRKRRVVPPC, encoded by the exons ATGGCAGAACAGAGGTACTGTGTGGAATATGCCAAGCGTGGCACTGCGGGCTGCAAGAAATGCAAGGACAAGATAATGAAAGGACTGGTGCGCATTGGCAAAATAGTGCCAAACCCGTTCAGTGAGTCTGCAGGGGAAATGAAGGAGTGGTACCACGTGAAGTGCATCTTTGAGAAGCTTGAGAGAGCTCGTGCTACCACAAAGAAAATCGAGGATATCACAGAGCTGGAGGGATGGCAGGAACTTCAGGATGAGGATAAAGACCTAATCAATAAACATGTTTCAG AATTGGCAGCCAAAGCCAATGCAAGCCCTAAGAAGAAAGTGCAAGCTAAGTTAAATAACAGCGGGCAACTGTCAGCACCGCTGGCTGATCCAACAGTCAATGCCCCTCGCAAGTTTTCTGGCTTCACAG CTACCAAGGCTGGTTCGTCCTCTTCCAGTCCTGGACCATCTCCAGCCAAACCCACTCAGGGTAGTGCTTTATCAGCTCAGCTATGTGACCCCAACCATAAAGACTGCCTGCTGCGGGAGTTCCGCAAACTGTGTGCCTTAGTGGCAGAGAAGTCGAGCTACAATGCAAAGACTGAGATTATCAAAGATTTCTTGACAAAAGGCTCTGGTGGAG ATAAATTCAAAGGAGATTTGTATCTAACAGTGAAGCTTCTCCTCCCAGGAGTGATAAAGAATGTCTACAACCTCAATGACAAACAAATTGTCAAGCTTTTCAGCCGCATATTAAATTGCAATCAGGATGCGATGGTGCAGGACCTGGAACAG GGAGATGTTTCAGAGACAGTGCGCATGTTTTTCGAGGACTGCAAGTCTTTTCCCCCAGCAACCAAGAGTCTTCTTACCATACAGGAAGTGGATGCTTCACTCAGCCGTCTATCCCAGCTCTCCAAGGAGGATGAACAGCAGGCAGAACTACAGGATATTGCTAAAAA ATGCACAGGAAATGACCTGAAGTGTTACATCCGCCTGGTCAAACATGATCTTAAAATAAATTCTGGCGCTAAGCATGT CTTGGATGCCTTGGACCCCAATGCCTATGATGCCTTCAGAGCCTCTCGTAATCTTGGTGATGTAATTGACAGGGTACTTCGGAACCAGCAGCATGCCTCTAATGGAACAGGGCCGAGAAAGACCCTGAGTGTGGAGGCGTCTCTGATGACTCCTGTACAGCCAATGCTG GCAGAAGCATGTAAATCCGTTGAGTATGCCATGAAGAAGTGTCCTAATGGAATGTACTCTGAGATCAAGTATGATGGTGAGCGTGTGCAGGTCCATAAGAACGGCGATCACTTTAGCTACTTCAGCCGCAGTCTCAAACCAGTACTCCCACACAAG GTCGCCCATTTCAAAGAATTCATACCGAAGGCATTTCCTGGTGGCCATAGCATGATCCTTGATGCGGAAGTTCTTCTTATTGACACAAGGACTAGCAAACCCCTGCCTTTTGGGACTCTTGGAGTGCACAAG aaaGCAGCTTTCCAGGACGCTCAAGTGGGTCTGTTTGTGTTCGACTGCATTTATTTTAATGGCGTCAGTCTCATGGACAA GCCTCTCTGTGAGAGAAGAAAGTTACTCCATGATAATATGGTGGAAGTTCCAAACAGGATTCTGTTCTCTGAAATGAAGCATGTCACG AGAGCTGCTGACCTGGCAGAAATGATCACACGTGTCATCAGAGAGGGACTGGAGGGATTGGTTCTGAAAGATATCAAG GGGCATTATGAGCCAGGGAAGCGTCACTGGTTAAAGGTGAAGAAAGATTATCTCAATGAAGGAGCGATGGCGGACACTGCTGACCTTGTAGTGCTTGGAGCTTTCTACGGCAAAGGCTCAAATG GTGGAATTATGTCCAGTTTCCTCATGGGCTGCTATGATCCAGAATCCAGGAAGTGGTGCACTGTGACCAAGTGTTCTGGAGGCTACGACGATGCAACCTTAGCCAGGCTGCAGAAAGATTTGGACGTTATCAAAATAGGCAAA GATCCAAGCAAGATCCCTGGATGGTTGAAGATCATCAAGAACTATTACCCAGATTTCATTATCCGAGATCCACAA AAAGCACCAGTGTGGGAAATTACGGGAGCAGAGTTTTCTAAATCTGAAATGCATACAGCGGACGGCATATCCATCCGCTTCCCGCGTTGCACTCGCATGCGTGACGACAAGGACTGGAAGACTGCCACAAACCTTCAGCAGCTCAAG gAACTGTATCGCATCTCTAAGGAGAATTGTGATTTTGAGGTGACAGCTGGTCCATCCAAAACAAGCCAGAATGACAAGAGCTCCTCGGGAGGTGACAGTGGAGACAGCTCTCCCTCAACATCTCATGGAGCTTCCACTGCAAACAAGTCCA AAAATGGCCATACCCCCAAAGCAAAGTCAGTGAAATTGGAATCACCCTCTCCAGCTAAGAGAAAACTACCCACAAAGAAACACAGTGCAAAGAAG ATAAAGACAGAAACGGTTCACAGCAATGGACAAAGTAAATTGAAGACGTTGATTCCAACAACCGACCCAAAGAATGAAaag ACTTTACTGGACATTTTCACAGGTGTGAAGCTCTACCTCCCAGACTCAGCGCAGGATTTTGAGAAGCTTCGTCGCTACTTCCTGGCATATGATGGAGATCTGGTGCCCGAGTATGACTCTGGTTCAGCCACGCACACACTGGCAAAGCCGGATGAGGACAGTCCGGCCCAGAGGGTCACCTCTGACTGGATCTGGGAATGCATCCGCAAGAGGAGGGTGGTTCCCCCTTGCTGA